In Scylla paramamosain isolate STU-SP2022 chromosome 1, ASM3559412v1, whole genome shotgun sequence, one DNA window encodes the following:
- the LOC135102950 gene encoding solute carrier family 35 member G1-like isoform X2, whose amino-acid sequence MPTSSPGRTLALNWSRWWRQSTSQPLMTCSTPTHCGRRWRRGGEGGRVRCPTWDSSWLSSRSLFFSLCSLIVKILGDINPMELAVFRFLGILLPTLPLLVRRADPPFPKGRRLMLILRGVVGAVSLMLQFYAFRHMPLADASVIIFSVPVFVAVFARVFLGEPCGLFHGVVIILTIAGVVLIARPPLLFGSLSDAYTTENWWGVAAAIGATVIAANVYVILRVLKGLHFSVIMTNFAIVALCLTPVVSWISGHFCVPRCGYERYLILAIGVFSFGGQILLTKALQLEQAGPVSIARTADVVFAFIWQAVFFKELPDLLSLMGALLVISCVFLTGLRKWLLSLPHTSAVRRRLRCLTC is encoded by the exons atGCCCACCTCCTCTCCGGGCCGGACACTGGCATTGAATTGGAGCCGCTGGTGGAGGCAGAGCACCAGCCAGCCACTAATGACGTGCTCCACCCCTACCCACTGCGGCAG GAGGTGGCGGAGGGGCGGGGAAGGGGGGCGTGTGCGCTGCCCCACGTGGGACTCTTCATGGCTGTCGTCTCGGTCGCTGTTCTTCTCCCTCTGCTCCCTCATCGTGAAG ATCCTGGGCGACATTAACCCCATGGAGCTGGCAGTGTTCAGGTTCCTCGGAATTCTCCTGCCGACGCTGCCTCTGTTAGTACGTCGCGCCGACCCGCCCTTCCCCAAGGGGCGACGCCTCATGCTAATCCTCCGCGGCGTGGTGGGTGCTGTGTCCCTCATGCTGCAATTCTACGCCTTCAGGCACATGCCGCTCGCCGACGCCTCTGTCATTATCTTCAGCGTACCAGTGTTCGTGGCGGTGTTCGCCCGGGTGTTTCTGGGGGAGCCGTGCGGCCTCTTCCATGGTGTAGTGATCATCCTCACCATCGCCGGAGTGGTGCTCATCGCTCGCCCTCCGCTGCTCTTCGGGTCGCTGTCTGACGCTTACACCACTGAGAACTGGTGGGGCGTGGCGGCGGCCATTGGAGCTACGGTGATCGCAGCCAACGTGTACGTCATCCTACGGGTGCTGAAGGGCCTCCACTTCTCTGTGATCATGACCAACTTTGCGATAGTGGCGCTGTGCCTGACGCCCGTGGTGTCGTGGATCAGCGGCCACTTCTGTGTTCCCCGCTGCGGCTACGAGCGTTACTTGATTTTGGCTATTGGCGTCTTCAGCTTCGGGGGACAGATTCTTCTGACGAAGGCGCTCCAGCTGGAGCAGGCTGGCCCCGTCTCCATCGCGAGGACGGCGGACGTGGTGTTTGCCTTCATCTGGCAAGCAGTCTTCTTCAAGGAGCTGCCTGACCTCCTCAGCCTGATGGGCGCTCTGCTGGTCATCTCGTGTGTTTTCTTGACAGGCCTCCGGAAGTGGCTGCTGTCTCTTCCTCACACGTCCGCCGTGCGACGCAGACTGCGCTGCCTCACCTGCTGA
- the LOC135102950 gene encoding solute carrier family 35 member G1-like isoform X1 — protein sequence MPTSSPGRTLALNWSRWWRQSTSQPLMTCSTPTHCGSRRWRRGGEGGRVRCPTWDSSWLSSRSLFFSLCSLIVKILGDINPMELAVFRFLGILLPTLPLLVRRADPPFPKGRRLMLILRGVVGAVSLMLQFYAFRHMPLADASVIIFSVPVFVAVFARVFLGEPCGLFHGVVIILTIAGVVLIARPPLLFGSLSDAYTTENWWGVAAAIGATVIAANVYVILRVLKGLHFSVIMTNFAIVALCLTPVVSWISGHFCVPRCGYERYLILAIGVFSFGGQILLTKALQLEQAGPVSIARTADVVFAFIWQAVFFKELPDLLSLMGALLVISCVFLTGLRKWLLSLPHTSAVRRRLRCLTC from the exons atGCCCACCTCCTCTCCGGGCCGGACACTGGCATTGAATTGGAGCCGCTGGTGGAGGCAGAGCACCAGCCAGCCACTAATGACGTGCTCCACCCCTACCCACTGCGGCAG CAGGAGGTGGCGGAGGGGCGGGGAAGGGGGGCGTGTGCGCTGCCCCACGTGGGACTCTTCATGGCTGTCGTCTCGGTCGCTGTTCTTCTCCCTCTGCTCCCTCATCGTGAAG ATCCTGGGCGACATTAACCCCATGGAGCTGGCAGTGTTCAGGTTCCTCGGAATTCTCCTGCCGACGCTGCCTCTGTTAGTACGTCGCGCCGACCCGCCCTTCCCCAAGGGGCGACGCCTCATGCTAATCCTCCGCGGCGTGGTGGGTGCTGTGTCCCTCATGCTGCAATTCTACGCCTTCAGGCACATGCCGCTCGCCGACGCCTCTGTCATTATCTTCAGCGTACCAGTGTTCGTGGCGGTGTTCGCCCGGGTGTTTCTGGGGGAGCCGTGCGGCCTCTTCCATGGTGTAGTGATCATCCTCACCATCGCCGGAGTGGTGCTCATCGCTCGCCCTCCGCTGCTCTTCGGGTCGCTGTCTGACGCTTACACCACTGAGAACTGGTGGGGCGTGGCGGCGGCCATTGGAGCTACGGTGATCGCAGCCAACGTGTACGTCATCCTACGGGTGCTGAAGGGCCTCCACTTCTCTGTGATCATGACCAACTTTGCGATAGTGGCGCTGTGCCTGACGCCCGTGGTGTCGTGGATCAGCGGCCACTTCTGTGTTCCCCGCTGCGGCTACGAGCGTTACTTGATTTTGGCTATTGGCGTCTTCAGCTTCGGGGGACAGATTCTTCTGACGAAGGCGCTCCAGCTGGAGCAGGCTGGCCCCGTCTCCATCGCGAGGACGGCGGACGTGGTGTTTGCCTTCATCTGGCAAGCAGTCTTCTTCAAGGAGCTGCCTGACCTCCTCAGCCTGATGGGCGCTCTGCTGGTCATCTCGTGTGTTTTCTTGACAGGCCTCCGGAAGTGGCTGCTGTCTCTTCCTCACACGTCCGCCGTGCGACGCAGACTGCGCTGCCTCACCTGCTGA